The genomic DNA ATGCCATAGCTAACATTCCACTCCATCAGACTCTTCTCGAAGCTGATGTTTAGATAGGCTTATGTTAGATAAACTTCCACAGGTGATTGATTCCCTTTAAGAACCAGTACAATCTTATCcctatcaaaataaaataattttcctcaaAGCTGATGTTTAGATAGGCTTATGTTAGATAAACTTCCCCAGGTGATTGATTCCCTTTAAGAACCAGTACAATCTTATCcctatcaaaataaaataattttcatatcttaaaatttattttagttttgttcaatttttattatttttgcagcATAGATTAGTTTGGACTGCCCTTGAACTTCTTGTAAGTGGGATCATGTATATTCTTCTGTTTAAGACAGCTCAGTATAATATTTGGTAGAgcatttcattttacatttattgcCAATTAATATTCCACTGTTTGAATGCATATACTTTGTCTCCAGTCTCCTGCCATGAATAtttgattgtttccagtttttggctattaagGGCAGAACTACTGTTACTACATTATTATACAGTACTACAAGTATTGTGGACATTTTTCTTAGGTGAATGATGTAagaatagaattgctgggtcagaggGTAGGTGCTCACAAAGATTTCAAAATGGTGTTGCTATTTTACTCCTCTGCTGGCAATGTATATATGCAAGTTCTGATTGCTCCCACCtttgctaatttctttttttggtcattgTTAAATTTTATCCACTCAGTAGGTGTGTATTATGGTGTAtcagtgtagttttaatttgcatttacctgGTGAGTAATGATGTAgagccgtttttttttttttttaatgtgttcattGGTTATCCTTGGTGAAGTGTGTTCAATATTTTAAGTTAACAGTTTTAAGTTATGTCAGTATATATCAGTATATTTTGAAGAATGTGAAACCTATGAGTCAATTCTATAAATACTAATTCAGACTTTGATGTGCCTTTTAGCTGTTTTACTGtaagttcatctttgcttttcctgtttttgtgttttgtttttttttaaacagtaggaAAGACCGGAAGTGATGAACCAGCCTTCATGTATTATATGAATGATGGTGTTTATGGTTCTTTTGCAAGTAAACTGTCTGAGGACTTAAATACCATTCCAGAGGTTCATAAGGCAAGTTTtattacaaatattataaaacCTGCTTATTTGGCAGTTTCTGAATGGAGCTGTTATTTTTAGGATGCATCCcagtttaaaaattgtatttatttttggatatgctgggtcttcgttactgcacaggcttttctctagctgtggcaaccaggagctcccaggctctagagcacaggctcaatagttgtgatgcacggacttagttgctctgtggcacatggggtcttcccagatcagggatcaaacccgtgtctcctgcattagtaggcggtattctttaccactgagtcaccaggaagccctcatcccaatttcaaagaaatattttagaatggGGGAAGGTTGCCCCTTTTTTGAGGGTTTGTATTTCTCTGAGTCCTATTAAGTCTTTTGTTCTCTAAATTGCTGCCTTACATGGAGTTAAGGAGGAGTATCACTGCCCTTGGCTCTAGGCCTTTCTTCAGGGCCACATTTGATTTGAAATGGTGAAAAAACGCTCTTATCCACCTTCAAGTTCATTGCCTGCTTGAGTTAAAAGCTTaacaaaaaaatacttttttgtcCTACAGAAATACAAGGCAGATGAGCCTCTGTTTACAAGCAGCCTTTGGGGTCCATCCTGTGATGAGCTTGATCAAATTGTGGAAAACTGTCTTCTTCCTGAGCTGAATGTGGGAGATTGGCTTATCTTTGATAACATGGGAGCAGATTCTGTCCATGAACCATCTGCTTTCAATGATTTTCAGAGGCCAGCTATTTATTACATGATGTCCTACAGTGATTGGTAAGacggattatttttttaaagcagattgGATATTTGAGGTGACAGGGTTTGCTGGTTTTAATTCTATAATGAATGCACAACTTAAAAGTAATAACAGAATGACCTTTTAAGCGTAATTGGAAGACTAgttattttatagttcttttcATTGTCTGTTGTGTGGTCTTTGTGATTAAACTCAGATGTCTTGATTTTTCCCTTAGGTATGAGATGCAGGACGCTGGGGCAACTTCAGACACAACAATGAAGAGCTTTTTCTTTGTGCCTTCTTGCATTCAGCTGAGCCAAGAAGACAACTTTCCCACTGAAGCTTAAGCAGGCGTTAACGCTTCTGTAGATCTGAAGTTGCAGGTTAATAAGCTTGTCTGGTCTACATTCCAGTGTGGAAAAAATTTGAACAATCTTATTCTGTTAATTCTCTTGGAAACAAAAACTACTAGTAATAGCTATTTGGGACCAGACAAAATCAGCTCTATAATTCACTGGGGGTAATTGGGAGATTAAGATAATGTAATCAGATTTAAACCTACCAGTTTGCCCTACCCCTTAAgcgtttaaaataaaatatgcaacaaAATGGATGACTTAGTGGAGATGGAAGCCCATTAATTGGGTTCCCCATTAAACCGTTTACATACAAGTACACAGTTTTTATACTAAGGATTCGTGTTAAAAAGTCTTGTAAAGTTAATGTCTTTCACCCAGATATATCAAATGTCAGTGGAAGACCAGTGTAACTTCATTAGATACGTTTAGTGTATTTAGAATGTGTAAATTTGTGCTTTGAACTGtagtttaataaatgtaaaattgcaTCATAGTATTTGTTGTATTTGACCTAATGTAACCCTTGTATGATTGCAATAAAATTTTGTGTAGATTTTACTGTTTTTTCAGGCTAAAATTTTGGGAAAGGGGCTAGCTAGCAAAGGTAGTTTTGAAATAGATATGTATCTGGGCTGTTTCGAaggttattttcctttatagccCATTTAAGTTTAGTTTGGCTTAGtacatttttcagttatttaattAGTAATTTAAGTAAAATGTTTGGTAAATCATTGTGATGTTCAGATTCATTATGGAGAGTTGATGTGCAGTAAGCATGATGTTTAACAATTTTAACACCAAAAATGTTAATCCTGCATAAACCAATTGTAATAATTAATAGGTGTTTCTGTATAGATAGAATGCATAGAGTACCTTAGTAAATCTTTGAGTCGCAAATCTTTTGGCTGAAATGGAAGATTCTATTAAATACTTGGAATAAACTTTGGGGAGGGAAATGCAGAAAACTCTGCTGCGCACTAAATCTTAAAGAAGGGCTACATCTATATCCAGAAACCTGATGCTCCTTTGCACGGAATATTATTTAAATTCAGAGTTGTGAGGGGGATGGGGTGAAGCACACCTATTTTCAATTTCTCGATTGCAGTGATTTCAAACTTAggatttgttttgttgttcactTAGTTTCCTGTTATTTCCCATTTGTTCAGCAGCTTAGTGTAATTAGTTTTCATTCTTTGCATACTAGAATTTTATGGTGATTGGGGAAGTGAGTTAAGAGTCACTAACCTGACAGTTGTTGCCAGGCGTTGTTCATGGCTAGTATATTAGTAATCCTAGATCTCAGAATCACAATAGTAATAAAGTAAACAACAGGGGTCATTTTTTCCTAACTTGTTCTATGTTCAGATGCGGAATTTCTGTCTTCCAAGAGGAAATGTGACTTCACTTTGGTGCCAATGGACAGAAAATTCTGCATGTGTTACATAGGAGAAGTTTGGAATGCACTTAATAGCTGGTTTTTACACCTTGATTTCAAGGTGAAAAGAAATTGATCATGAATCTAATAAATTTCAATCTCTTAAACCAGTAG from Bos indicus x Bos taurus breed Angus x Brahman F1 hybrid chromosome 14, Bos_hybrid_MaternalHap_v2.0, whole genome shotgun sequence includes the following:
- the AZIN1 gene encoding antizyme inhibitor 1 isoform X3, translated to MKFGTTLKNCRHLLECAKELDVQIIGVKFHVSSACKESQVYVHALSDARCVFDMAGEFGFTMNMLDIGGGFTGTEFQLEEVNHVISPLLDVYFPEGSGIKIISEPGSYFVSSAFTLAVNIVAKKVVENDKFSSGVGKTGSDEPAFMYYMNDGVYGSFASKLSEDLNTIPEVHKKYKADEPLFTSSLWGPSCDELDQIVENCLLPELNVGDWLIFDNMGADSVHEPSAFNDFQRPAIYYMMSYSDWYEMQDAGATSDTTMKSFFFVPSCIQLSQEDNFPTEA